Proteins encoded in a region of the Papaver somniferum chloroplast, complete genome genome:
- the rps7 gene encoding ribosomal protein S7, whose translation MSRRGTAEEKTAKSDPIYRNRLVNMLVNRILKHGKKSLAYQIIYRALKKIQQKTETNPLSVLRQAIRGVTPDIAVKARRVGGSTHQVPIEIGSTQGKALAIRWLLGASRKRPGRNMAFKLSSELVDAAKGSGDAIRKKEETHRMAEANRAFAHFR comes from the coding sequence ATGTCACGTCGAGGTACTGCAGAAGAAAAAACTGCAAAATCCGATCCAATTTATCGTAATCGATTAGTTAACATGTTGGTTAACCGTATTCTGAAACACGGAAAAAAATCATTGGCTTATCAAATTATCTATCGAGCCCTGAAAAAGATTCAACAAAAGACAGAAACAAATCCACTATCCGTTTTACGTCAAGCAATACGTGGAGTAACTCCCGATATAGCAGTAAAAGCAAGACGTGTAGGCGGATCGACTCATCAAGTTCCCATTGAAATAGGATCTACACAAGGAAAAGCACTTGCCATTCGTTGGTTATTAGGAGCATCCCGAAAACGTCCGGGTCGAAATATGGCTTTTAAATTAAGTTCCGAATTAGTGGATGCTGCCAAAGGGAGTGGCGATGCCATACGCAAAAAGGAAGAGACTCATAGAATGGCAGAGGCAAATAGAGCTTTTGCACATTTTCGTTAA